One segment of Streptomyces roseifaciens DNA contains the following:
- a CDS encoding NUDIX hydrolase yields the protein MRWKNLRERTVYANRWFRVNLADVQLPDGRHLDHFLIRLRPVAVATVVNEANEVLLLWRHRFITDNWGWELAAGVVEDGEDLAGAAAREMEEETGWRPGPLRHLMSVEPSNGLTDARHHIYWSDEAEYIGDPEDDFESDRREWVPLKLVPDMIGRGEVPAANMAAALLLLHHIRLG from the coding sequence GTGCGTTGGAAGAATCTCAGGGAGCGGACGGTCTATGCGAACCGCTGGTTCCGGGTCAATCTCGCAGACGTTCAACTCCCCGACGGCCGCCACCTCGACCACTTCCTCATCCGGCTGCGGCCCGTCGCCGTGGCCACGGTGGTCAACGAGGCCAATGAGGTCCTGCTGTTGTGGCGGCACCGCTTCATCACCGACAACTGGGGCTGGGAACTGGCCGCCGGCGTCGTCGAGGACGGCGAGGACCTCGCCGGCGCGGCTGCCCGGGAAATGGAGGAGGAGACCGGGTGGCGGCCCGGCCCGCTGCGGCACCTGATGTCGGTCGAGCCGTCCAACGGCCTCACCGACGCCCGGCACCACATCTACTGGTCGGACGAGGCCGAGTACATCGGCGACCCGGAGGACGACTTCGAGTCCGACCGGCGCGAGTGGGTGCCGCTGAAGCTGGTGCCCGACATGATCGGCCGCGGCGAGGTGCCGGCCGCCAACATGGCGGCGGCGCTCCTGCTGCTGCACCACATCCGGCTCGGCTAG
- a CDS encoding 3-hydroxybutyryl-CoA dehydrogenase, translating into MADVARVGVVGCGQMGAGIAEVCARAGLDVMVAETTGEALEIGRTRLTNSLGKAAERGKISEEERDATLARLSFTTDLGEFADRDLVIEAVVENEQVKSEIFQVLDQVVTRPDAILASNTSSIPLVKLAVATSRPDRVIGIHFFNPAPVQKLVELIPALTTSEETIKRADALVANVLGKHAIRAQDRSGFVVNALLIPYLLSAIRMFESGIASREDIDNGMELGCAHPMGPLKLSDLIGLDTVASVADSMYQEYKEPLYAAPPLLQRMVDAGRLGRKTGSGFYTY; encoded by the coding sequence GTGGCAGACGTAGCGCGTGTCGGGGTGGTGGGCTGCGGCCAGATGGGCGCGGGGATCGCGGAGGTGTGTGCCCGGGCCGGCCTGGACGTCATGGTCGCCGAGACCACCGGGGAGGCCCTGGAGATCGGCCGCACCCGCCTGACCAACTCCCTCGGCAAGGCCGCCGAGCGCGGCAAGATCTCCGAGGAGGAGCGCGACGCGACGCTCGCCCGGCTGAGCTTCACCACGGACCTCGGCGAGTTCGCCGACCGCGACCTGGTCATCGAGGCCGTCGTCGAGAACGAGCAGGTCAAGTCCGAGATCTTCCAGGTCCTCGACCAGGTGGTCACCCGCCCCGACGCGATCCTGGCCTCCAACACCTCCTCGATCCCGCTGGTGAAGCTGGCCGTGGCCACCTCCCGGCCGGACCGCGTCATCGGCATCCACTTCTTCAACCCGGCCCCGGTGCAGAAGCTCGTCGAACTCATCCCGGCGCTCACCACCAGCGAGGAAACGATCAAGCGCGCCGACGCGCTGGTCGCCAACGTGCTGGGCAAGCACGCCATCCGGGCCCAGGACCGCTCCGGCTTCGTCGTCAACGCCCTGCTGATCCCGTACCTGCTCTCGGCCATCCGGATGTTCGAGTCCGGCATCGCCAGCCGCGAGGACATCGACAACGGCATGGAGCTCGGCTGCGCCCACCCGATGGGCCCGCTCAAGCTCTCCGACCTGATCGGCCTGGACACGGTCGCCTCGGTCGCCGACAGCATGTACCAGGAGTACAAGGAGCCGCTGTACGCCGCTCCCCCGCTGCTCCAGCGCATGGTCGACGCGGGCCGCCTCGGCCGCAAGACCGGCTCGGGCTTCTACACGTACTGA
- a CDS encoding glycoside hydrolase family 10 protein, protein MGRMTRRGFTVAAAGMMSAMLASGEAGAAAGRSWPAPRTTGAGGPAERRRKREFRGMWIATVVNVDWPSKPGLSPDRQREELITLLDTAADRRLNAVMLQIRPTADAFWPSPFEPWSEYLTGTQGRYPGWDPLAFAVREAHRRRIELHGWFNPYRIANHPDPGRLVATHPARIHPEWVVPYGGKLYYNPGLPEVRRFVQDAMLDAVSRYDLDGVHFDDYFYPYPVAGQRFDDDTAYARYGSGFPDRAAWRRDNIDLLVREMGQRIKRRKRHVQFGISPFAVWRNRSSDPLGSDTRAGVQTYDDLGADTRKWVVEEWIDYIVPQVYWHIGFAAADYAKLVPWWAETVRDTDVQLYVGEALYRAGDPAQPAPWQDPAELSRHLTLCREYPEVLGNVYFSAKQVVADPIGAMARVVKDHYPARVRPPH, encoded by the coding sequence ATGGGGCGTATGACCCGAAGAGGGTTCACCGTGGCCGCCGCAGGGATGATGTCCGCCATGCTGGCGTCCGGCGAGGCGGGAGCGGCCGCGGGCCGGTCGTGGCCCGCTCCGCGGACGACGGGGGCGGGCGGCCCGGCCGAGCGCCGGCGGAAGCGCGAGTTCCGGGGGATGTGGATCGCCACCGTCGTCAACGTCGACTGGCCGTCCAAGCCGGGCCTGAGCCCCGACCGGCAGCGCGAGGAGCTGATCACCCTCCTCGACACGGCCGCCGACCGCCGCCTCAACGCGGTCATGCTGCAGATCCGGCCGACCGCGGACGCCTTCTGGCCCTCCCCGTTCGAGCCCTGGTCGGAGTACCTGACGGGAACTCAGGGCCGCTATCCGGGCTGGGACCCGCTGGCCTTCGCCGTGCGCGAGGCCCACCGGCGCAGGATCGAACTGCACGGCTGGTTCAACCCCTACCGCATCGCCAACCACCCCGACCCCGGCCGGCTCGTCGCCACCCACCCCGCGCGCATCCACCCCGAGTGGGTCGTGCCCTACGGCGGCAAGCTCTACTACAACCCCGGCCTCCCCGAGGTGCGCCGCTTCGTCCAGGACGCCATGCTCGACGCCGTCTCCCGCTACGACCTGGACGGCGTGCACTTCGACGACTACTTCTACCCGTACCCGGTGGCCGGCCAGCGCTTCGACGACGACACCGCGTACGCCCGCTACGGCTCCGGCTTCCCGGACCGGGCCGCCTGGCGGCGCGACAACATCGACCTGCTGGTGCGGGAGATGGGGCAGCGCATCAAGCGGCGCAAGCGGCACGTGCAGTTCGGGATCAGCCCGTTCGCGGTCTGGCGCAACCGCTCCAGCGACCCGCTCGGCTCGGACACCCGCGCGGGCGTGCAGACCTACGACGACCTCGGCGCGGACACGCGGAAATGGGTCGTGGAGGAGTGGATCGACTACATCGTGCCCCAGGTGTACTGGCACATCGGCTTCGCCGCCGCGGACTACGCGAAGCTCGTGCCGTGGTGGGCGGAGACCGTCCGGGACACGGACGTGCAGCTGTACGTCGGCGAGGCGCTGTACCGGGCGGGCGACCCCGCGCAGCCCGCGCCCTGGCAGGACCCGGCCGAGCTCTCGCGCCACCTCACACTGTGCCGGGAGTACCCGGAGGTGCTCGGGAACGTGTACTTCTCCGCCAAGCAGGTGGTCGCGGACCCGATAGGGGCGATGGCGCGGGTGGTCAAGGACCACTACCCGGCCCGGGTGCGCCCGCCGCACTGA
- a CDS encoding DUF1918 domain-containing protein: protein MHASKGDHLVVHGRTVGQQDHVVEIVEVLGPNGTPPYRVRAENGHETIMSPGPDAVVDHRRASGQG from the coding sequence ATGCATGCGAGCAAGGGTGACCACCTGGTGGTCCACGGGCGGACGGTCGGCCAGCAGGATCACGTCGTGGAGATCGTCGAGGTGCTGGGCCCCAACGGCACGCCGCCGTACCGGGTCCGCGCCGAGAACGGCCACGAGACGATCATGTCGCCGGGCCCCGACGCGGTGGTCGACCACCGCAGGGCCTCCGGCCAGGGTTAG
- a CDS encoding DMT family transporter, which translates to MRVKDSAIGPTTVAVQSSGRAAAADTAGAAAPRAGSGVLLAALGVAAFSLTFPATAWALEGLGPWSVTACRMLLAGLIAAGCLLALRVRVPARRHWPALCAVAGGTVVGFPLLTTLALQTSSTSHAAVVVGLLPLTTAAYSAVRNGTRHSRTFWGAAVTGAAVVIVFAVQQSGGSPTTGDLYLFAALLVCAAGYAEGGRLAREMPGWQVIGWALVLCLPVAAVGTAVALWAEPGRLTGHTVAGLLWLAAGSQFLGMWVWYRGMSAIGVARASQLQLAQPLLTLVWSVLLLGEHLTPAAPVAAVAVLVCIGVTQRARG; encoded by the coding sequence ATGAGAGTGAAAGATAGCGCTATCGGACCGACGACGGTAGCAGTGCAGAGCTCCGGGCGGGCCGCTGCGGCGGACACCGCGGGAGCTGCGGCCCCTCGTGCGGGAAGCGGCGTCCTCCTCGCCGCCCTGGGCGTGGCGGCCTTCTCGCTGACGTTCCCCGCGACGGCCTGGGCCCTGGAGGGGCTCGGCCCGTGGTCCGTGACCGCCTGCCGGATGCTGCTGGCGGGCCTGATCGCCGCCGGCTGCCTGCTGGCGCTGCGCGTCCGGGTCCCGGCGCGGCGGCACTGGCCCGCGCTGTGCGCGGTGGCCGGCGGCACGGTCGTCGGCTTCCCCCTGCTGACCACGCTCGCCCTGCAGACCTCCTCGACCTCGCACGCCGCGGTCGTCGTGGGCCTGCTGCCGCTGACGACCGCCGCTTACTCGGCCGTACGCAACGGGACCCGGCACTCGCGCACGTTCTGGGGCGCGGCCGTCACGGGCGCGGCCGTGGTGATCGTCTTCGCCGTGCAGCAGAGCGGCGGCAGCCCCACGACCGGTGATCTGTACCTGTTCGCCGCGCTGCTCGTCTGCGCGGCGGGCTACGCGGAGGGCGGGCGGCTGGCGCGCGAGATGCCGGGGTGGCAGGTCATCGGCTGGGCGCTGGTGCTGTGCCTGCCGGTGGCGGCCGTGGGTACCGCGGTGGCGCTGTGGGCCGAGCCCGGACGGCTCACGGGCCACACGGTCGCGGGGCTGCTGTGGCTCGCCGCGGGATCGCAGTTCCTGGGCATGTGGGTGTGGTACCGCGGCATGAGCGCGATCGGAGTCGCCCGGGCCAGCCAGCTGCAGCTGGCGCAGCCGCTGCTCACCCTGGTCTGGTCGGTGCTGCTGCTCGGCGAGCACCTGACCCCCGCCGCGCCGGTGGCCGCCGTGGCCGTGCTGGTGTGCATCGGGGTGACGCAGCGGGCGCGCGGCTGA
- a CDS encoding PLP-dependent aminotransferase family protein — MHERNSVAELVEALKRELNRYSPGEKLPSSRALVERFRVSPVTVSRAIAALAAEGLVTTRPGAGAFRTAPHSAPVRLGDTSWQQVALSMESAAEAVPRSVDASGVLSTLAEPPPGVIELSGGYLHPALQPERALAAALGRAGRRPGAWGRPPIEGVTELRAWFAREIGGPAGTVAASDVLITAGGQSALTAALRALAPPGAPVLVESPTYPGMLAAARASGLRPVPVPTDARGVRTDLLAEAFRTSGARVFVCQPLFQNPTGAVLADDRRPEVIRVAREAGAFVIEDDFARRLAHEDAPPLPPTLAADDPDGIVVHVCSLTKATSPSLRVGALAARGPVLERLRAIQVVDSFFVPRPLQEAALELVGSPAWTRHRRTTAAELRVRREALLTALHRELPAVSVDFVPPGGFHVWARLPDGTDDAALSAAALRAGVAVASGGPYHPAESVAPHLRLSFAAVAGTAELAEGVSRLRTAFETACPGG, encoded by the coding sequence ATGCATGAGCGTAACAGCGTCGCTGAACTGGTAGAAGCCCTGAAAAGGGAGCTCAACCGCTACTCTCCGGGTGAGAAGCTGCCGTCCAGCAGGGCCCTTGTCGAACGCTTCCGGGTCAGCCCCGTCACCGTCTCGCGGGCGATCGCCGCCCTCGCCGCGGAAGGCCTCGTGACCACCCGGCCCGGCGCCGGCGCGTTCCGTACGGCCCCGCACAGCGCGCCCGTGCGCCTCGGCGACACCTCGTGGCAGCAGGTCGCCCTCAGCATGGAGAGCGCCGCGGAGGCCGTCCCCCGCTCCGTCGACGCCTCCGGCGTGCTCAGCACGCTCGCCGAACCCCCGCCCGGCGTCATCGAGCTCAGCGGCGGCTACCTCCACCCCGCCCTGCAGCCCGAGCGCGCTCTCGCCGCGGCCCTCGGCCGGGCCGGGCGCCGCCCCGGTGCCTGGGGACGCCCGCCGATCGAGGGCGTGACCGAGCTGCGCGCCTGGTTCGCCCGCGAGATCGGCGGTCCGGCCGGCACCGTCGCCGCCTCCGACGTGCTGATCACCGCCGGCGGGCAGAGCGCCCTGACCGCGGCCCTGCGGGCCCTCGCCCCGCCCGGCGCGCCCGTCCTCGTCGAATCCCCGACCTACCCCGGCATGCTCGCCGCCGCGCGCGCCTCCGGACTGCGGCCCGTACCCGTGCCCACCGACGCCCGCGGCGTGCGCACCGACCTGCTCGCGGAGGCGTTCCGCACGAGCGGCGCCCGCGTCTTCGTCTGCCAGCCGCTGTTCCAGAACCCGACCGGCGCCGTCCTGGCCGACGACCGGCGGCCCGAGGTGATCCGGGTGGCCCGCGAGGCCGGGGCCTTCGTCATCGAGGACGACTTCGCGCGCCGCCTCGCCCACGAGGACGCACCGCCGCTGCCGCCCACCCTCGCCGCGGACGACCCCGACGGCATCGTCGTCCACGTCTGCTCCCTCACCAAGGCCACCTCGCCCAGCCTGCGCGTGGGGGCCCTCGCCGCCCGCGGGCCCGTCCTCGAACGCCTGCGGGCCATCCAGGTCGTGGACAGCTTCTTCGTGCCGCGCCCCCTGCAGGAGGCCGCCCTCGAACTCGTCGGCTCGCCCGCCTGGACCCGGCACCGGCGCACGACCGCCGCCGAACTGCGCGTCCGGCGCGAGGCGCTGCTCACCGCCCTGCACCGCGAACTGCCCGCCGTATCCGTCGACTTCGTCCCGCCCGGGGGCTTCCACGTGTGGGCCCGGCTGCCGGACGGCACGGACGACGCCGCGCTGTCCGCGGCCGCGCTGCGCGCCGGCGTCGCCGTGGCCTCGGGCGGCCCGTACCACCCCGCGGAATCCGTCGCCCCGCACCTGCGGCTGAGCTTCGCGGCGGTCGCCGGGACGGCCGAGCTGGCGGAGGGTGTGAGCAGGCTGCGGACGGCGTTCGAGACCGCATGCCCCGGGGGATGA
- a CDS encoding RNA-binding S4 domain-containing protein produces MASVVASGEGAAPVRVDSWIWSVRLTKTRSAAGAACRAGHVRVNGERAKPAQTVRPGDEVRVRLDGRERVVVVSRLISKRVGAPVAAECYVDNTPPEPPREHVAVVAVRDRGTGRPTKRDRRELERLQGAQRDR; encoded by the coding sequence ATGGCTTCAGTAGTTGCTTCAGGCGAGGGCGCCGCGCCGGTCCGGGTCGACAGCTGGATCTGGTCCGTACGGCTCACGAAGACGCGCTCCGCGGCGGGCGCGGCCTGCCGCGCGGGCCACGTCCGCGTCAACGGCGAGCGCGCCAAGCCCGCCCAGACGGTGCGCCCCGGCGACGAGGTGCGGGTGCGCCTCGACGGGCGGGAGCGCGTCGTCGTCGTGTCGCGGCTCATCAGCAAGCGGGTCGGCGCGCCCGTCGCCGCCGAGTGCTACGTCGACAACACCCCGCCCGAGCCGCCGCGCGAACACGTGGCCGTGGTAGCCGTCCGCGACCGCGGCACGGGCCGCCCCACGAAGCGGGACCGCCGCGAACTGGAACGCCTCCAGGGCGCCCAGCGGGACCGCTGA
- a CDS encoding NAD(P)-dependent oxidoreductase, whose amino-acid sequence MRITVFGAAGNVGRRVVTEALTRGHEVTAVVRDSARFGELPAGATARTGDASDPADVARLGAGQDVVITATRPAPGSEHQLLAVTEGLLAGLSGTGVRLLLVGGAGSLTLPGTDGTTVVDGPGFPADWRPIALACNDQLAACRAAEHGVDWAYLSPPAILEPGERTGRYRLGKDELLVDAEGNSAISMEDLSVALLDEAEKPVHHRTRFTVGY is encoded by the coding sequence ATGCGCATCACCGTCTTCGGAGCAGCCGGCAACGTGGGCCGCCGCGTCGTGACCGAGGCCCTGACCCGTGGCCACGAAGTCACCGCCGTCGTACGGGACTCCGCCCGCTTCGGCGAGCTGCCGGCGGGCGCCACCGCCCGCACAGGCGACGCCTCGGACCCCGCGGACGTCGCACGGCTCGGCGCCGGGCAGGACGTCGTGATCACCGCGACCCGCCCCGCGCCCGGCAGCGAGCACCAGCTCCTCGCCGTCACCGAGGGGCTGCTGGCAGGGCTCTCCGGGACCGGCGTCCGGCTGCTGCTCGTCGGCGGCGCCGGCAGCCTGACCCTCCCCGGCACCGACGGCACGACCGTCGTCGACGGGCCCGGCTTCCCCGCCGACTGGCGGCCCATAGCCCTGGCCTGCAACGACCAGCTGGCCGCCTGCCGCGCCGCCGAGCACGGCGTGGACTGGGCCTACCTGAGCCCGCCCGCCATCCTGGAACCGGGCGAGCGCACCGGCCGCTACCGCCTGGGCAAGGACGAGCTCCTCGTGGACGCCGAGGGCAACTCGGCGATCTCCATGGAAGACCTCTCCGTAGCCCTCCTCGACGAGGCCGAGAAGCCGGTGCACCACCGGACGCGGTTCACGGTCGGGTACTGA
- a CDS encoding EamA family transporter, giving the protein MLSNRVGTLLLTALAPAVWGTTYLVTTELLPPGRPLLAAVVRALPAGLALVAVTRRLPQGVWWWRALVLGALNIGGFFALLFVAAYRLPGGVAATVGAIQPLLVALLSAGLLGERLSPRTLIAAVAGVAGVSLLVLRAEARLDVLGVAAAVGGAVVMAAGIVLSKRWVSPAPLLATTGWQLVAGGLLLLPVALFAEGLPPAAPTAANLAGYAYLAVIGSALAYSLWFRGIRLLSPTDATFLGLLSPLVATALGWLILDQELSVVQGFGALVVLVSLVVAQLRRGAPGPARTERPAPAVPDPEPANR; this is encoded by the coding sequence GTGCTAAGCAATCGAGTCGGAACCCTGCTGCTCACCGCCCTCGCGCCTGCCGTCTGGGGCACCACCTACCTCGTGACCACCGAGCTCCTGCCCCCGGGCCGCCCGCTCCTCGCGGCGGTCGTCCGGGCCCTGCCCGCCGGGCTCGCGCTCGTCGCCGTGACGCGGCGGCTGCCGCAGGGTGTGTGGTGGTGGCGGGCGCTCGTGCTCGGCGCCCTCAACATCGGCGGGTTCTTCGCTCTGCTGTTCGTCGCCGCGTACCGCCTGCCCGGCGGGGTCGCCGCCACCGTCGGCGCGATACAGCCACTGCTGGTCGCCCTGCTCTCCGCCGGCCTGCTGGGCGAACGGCTCTCCCCCCGTACGCTGATCGCCGCCGTCGCCGGCGTCGCCGGGGTCAGCCTGCTCGTGCTCCGGGCCGAGGCGCGGCTGGACGTCCTCGGGGTCGCCGCCGCGGTCGGCGGAGCCGTCGTCATGGCTGCCGGAATCGTCCTCAGCAAGCGCTGGGTCTCGCCCGCGCCGCTCCTCGCCACCACCGGCTGGCAGCTCGTCGCGGGCGGCCTGCTGCTGCTCCCCGTCGCACTCTTCGCCGAAGGCCTGCCGCCCGCGGCGCCCACCGCCGCGAACCTGGCCGGTTACGCGTACCTCGCCGTCATCGGATCCGCCCTCGCCTACAGCCTGTGGTTCCGCGGGATCCGGCTGCTGTCCCCCACCGACGCGACCTTCCTCGGGCTGCTCAGCCCGCTCGTCGCCACGGCGCTGGGATGGCTGATACTCGATCAGGAACTCAGCGTCGTCCAGGGCTTCGGCGCGCTCGTCGTCCTGGTGTCACTCGTGGTGGCCCAGCTCCGGCGCGGCGCGCCGGGCCCGGCCCGCACGGAACGCCCGGCCCCGGCGGTGCCGGACCCCGAGCCCGCCAACCGGTGA